ccccTTTCACTTCATTCTAATGTTCAATTAGCTAATTTACCAATTCAACACATGTTATTGAATTTTATGCAATACTTTTTTCCCTTAATgtatagaaaattttcaaattatatatatatatatatatatatatatatatatatatatatatatatatatatatatatataaatataaatatatatcataaaactgttatttgaattttatgaaaaatgccGCGTTTATAATGCTTTTAAAAAgcaattcaataataataataataatcactcaatgaagaatttaattattagtcaATTATCCTAAACTTGCGTTGACTGAAATTAAACATCAATGGATATTTACTGAAAACAAATttgaaggtaaaaaaaaaaaagagtaacaAATTTACAAGAAATAGTTAAGAAATTTTAAGAAGGAAATGGAGAAAGGCGATAAGGTTATCCTATCTGTGCTCCAGAGGTTGTTGTAAGATAAAATAGATGGATGTTTGAGTTTCCTTTCCAACTAAAATGGGTGCCAACAACACTAATGACTCCACCACGGAGATAGAGAAGACACAGAAGAAGGTTTCCCATTGTTGGGGAAATGCTCAAATACCCTTTGCACTTCCCTTTCTCAcgctccccaattccaacctcGCCACTTTCCTCTCTCCGCCGCAACTCCACTCATCATTCACCGCTGTCGCTGACCATTTTTTCACCCTTCTCCACTCCCTCGCTTCTCAGAACCCCTTCCTCAACAAAATCATCTCTCTCCCCTCCCAATTTCACACCCTATGCGTCCAGGTACTTCTAAACTTTCCTCTTTTTAGTGCTATTTATGTGCCAAAAATTATGCCAAACCTTGTCGTGTTTGGGTTCAGATTCGGAAGCAGGATAGCGTGAGATTGGTGGGTAATCATAATTTTGCTGCTGTTTTACCTGGGGATTCGGTGGCAGGATTGGTTGTGGCTAATGGGGTTCTGAATTTCTTGAACATTTACAACACCTTGCTCATTGTTAGGCTTGTTTTGACATGGTTTCCCAACACTCCTCCTTCCATTGTTAGTCCCCTCAGGTGAGATGCCCTCCTTTGTATTGTTATTGTGGGGGTTGCataattacatgtttttttttttttcaattggtttATCTTATCATGTTATCATAGATACTACAGAAGCAATAGTCAATCCACTTTCATTTCACAGATTGACATGTATAATTAAGTATCTCAAAATAAGATTTATCTCGATTTCTCTTTATGTAATCAATACTATAAAACTTCTTAGGTTAACATTGCATAGAAAATAAACTCAAGAGTATAAGACTTGgttcaattttgaatttttcaagGTGGTTATTTTCAAACAGTGATGATACGTGGACACTCTCATTTTTACTCTACACCTATGCAAcaccaataaaattatatttttatcttaaaatataaaatgatttaaaaaagaattaaataaaaaagtaaaagtgttAGGTTTTATTAGGTGTGTTATACTTTAGTAAAAGTTTAGTGTTTGTgtaaaattttccattttcaaaaGTAAATGAATATGTACAGACAGACAGTATCACAGAGTTTTGTAACGTGCTGGTTTTGATTGTCACAAATGTTCAATTtgttaattcttattattatcaCCTTAAAACCATTGATTGTATTGGTCTCTACAGTATTTATAGCAACTGAAATTTTGTCCTTGTACTGAACTGAAAAAATTTAAGAGTCTAAACCTCAAAAAAATTTATGCAGAGACTGCTTGGTTATTTTAGTGTATAGAAACCAAGGGCTACTCATGCaccaaacataaaacataatatgATTTAGCATTTTGTTTTTTGGATGGGGATAGATCAGGATCCTTTGACATTTCACTGTTACATGCTTCATGATAGTTAGTGAAAAAGTATTCTAACATATAATAATGGTGTATAACCATTTTTGAGGGTTAAATAAagtgattattatttgattcAGCACCATATGTGACCCATACCTGAACATATTCCGTGGGCTTATTCCCCCTCTGGGAGGAACACTGGATCTCTCCCCCATTCTAGCATTTTTGGTACTAAATGCATTTACTAGCACTGCTGCTGCACTCCCTGCTGAGCTCCCAACCACAGAGCGATCCCAACAAGGTCTTGCACCACCATTACAAGCTTCTAATGTTACTACTTCACAGAACAAATGGATGAGACGGCTTCTAGGGAACAAGTCAAGGACACTTGGTGGTGATAAATAGAACATGGTAGAGTTTATCTGTGCCTATAACTGTTTATCAATTCATATAAGTTGCTGCTGATAATTCCATCCAATTATGGTAGCTCTAGGCAACTCAATTTTCCAGCTTATGGCTCCAAAGATATTAGAGTTATCAAGTTTGCTGTGGAAAGATCAAGCTACCACAGTCACAatatattttgctttattttttcagTACACACATTAATCCCAAGGTATTTCTTTTTATAGGACTCTTATatctaaactaaaaaaagttgTAACTTATACTCACCTCTTTCTTCTCAAAAGCGTAGCAGTCTCCACTGACTTTATGAAGCATCGTGATAGCACTTTTTCATGGAAaatgcttttttcttttaccgaaaagtaaaagtaaataatttgcCTACCACAAGATCTTGTAGTGTGTGTCTGAATGGTTGTCAAATGTTTAAAAGTGGAGGATCTGATACCTTGTTAAAAAAGTGCACACAATTCACTGAAATTAACTTaggtaatttcttttttcacattAAGAATCCATCCTCTATACAATGTTCGTGTCTTATTGAATGTGAGATCTATTACTGATGGCATTGGAAATCTACAAAGCTTACTTGGATAGATTAAGAATATAGAATCCAAAATCTATTTTTATCCTTTATCCTTCACATCAAATCTTTCATTGGTGACTACACTTTCTTAATGGTATTTTTTGAGACTCAATTcattattaaaccaaaaataaattaatgcatgaatttattttaatattgcattccatctttatatttatatgttaactCTAAACTATGATGTAGTTGTGAAATTCTAATAAGCTAATAAATTCTAATGAGTTAATTATTATGAATGacttaagaatttttatatatttttttctttcacgaTTCCTTGACCCTTCTTCATTCATACTACTATGTTCAAGTTTATAGAGTTTAAACTCATTAACAAAAGTTGATAGATTCTATcttgattaataatataataatttaaccatatttaataattattcaactAACACTAGTAATTATTCAACTAACATCAAGAAGTGATAGATgtctaatatcaaaatataataaataagttgttatttatatgttaatttcaaGTCTAAGAAAATTATACTTTTCTTCGTAAAATTTTGGATTGACAATTCAAATGTATTAATTATTAGGAGAGTAAGTTGAATGATCATATCTCATCatgattatttatttgtgtaatttaaaaaatatgaaatatttaatctttactCGATAAAGATCAGTACACGTATTAATCCATCCAGATTAATAAAGATGATGTCTAAATAATCAtatgattaataataatttaaattaaaattatataaaacttatttttatttataatctctattataataaaagtcttttaatttttaatctaaaatcttattatatgactagggatgacaacggatCGGGTCAGGCACAAATAGTCCCTACTCGCAACCCGATCCGTTGGATAAAATTCTATTTGCTACCTGCCGAAtacccatttaaaaaatatctgctggtattttaaaacccgcaaatacccgcaaaaaataaaaataaaaaatattttatacattttaaaataaaatttaaatgaaattacaaatatatatatatatatatatataaaatataatataaattaaaatttaattttaattaaatttaacctaagaaaatataatttaatttaattttttaattaaatttaattaaaaaaatatataaattattttttattttttttctagtaaCGGATACCCACGGGTCGGGTAGTATATTATATGTACCCGACCCGTTTAAAAGcagatattaaaatacccaTTACCCGTTATCCGCAAATAGTAAATATTCCAGATAAAAACTATCCGCAACAAATTTTATCTGGAGATATCCGTACCCGTATATTTTCTTAGTATCTCTACATATGACTTATATGACAATGAAATAAATCCAATACTAATATCACTAGCATGATATATTTGATCCGAAACATATCTAAAATCCAAATCACTAATTaatcttttcaaaaaatatatttaagagtCACgacatcaattaaataatacattacATTAATCTAACATgagaaataaaatcatattcttaaatattaagacaataaatttataattcttttgctttacaaaattaaatttctcattttcactaaatataaaacttaaactgAGACTTTGattcaaaagaaatatttccATGATCTATAAGTTTAACATGAATTGGTCCTATTTGTGATGCGGTATTTTATTGCACACATTCAAGAAGCTTCTGCGTTAGTTTACAATTGATGTTGCACGGACATTCATCCACTGCAGAAAAGCATCAGATTCCACATGAAATTTTAGCATAGCAGCGAATATTATGCTTTATTAATGGAAGAATCCTATTCACATCTATACAATATTACAATGTAATAACCGGAGATTTATAGCTAACAAACCATTTTTGGTACGGCTGCACTTTATACCTCGATCATCTTTCAGCACACAAAAAAGTTGTAGTGTTTTTCCTAACACTATCCAAGACAATAACTTTAAATTTGTGGATTAAATAATCTATCATACTATCATTTCATTTTATAGTACTGTTAAAATAGACGATCCAATCCAATTCGGTTTGATCCACCACGGGTTAACTATTtagtaaatcaattcaatctaACTCTTTTATTAGTtagtcaaaataaatttaatctaatccAATCTATCAAAATTTATGGGTTAGACAGATGGATTCAATGATACAcgtaattataaatttttttaattaaaaaaacatcttttttaattaaaatctaaataaaggaaaaaagtcttaaattatatttatgataatcAAATATAAGATTTCATTCATAgagatattataaattttttgcaAAATCTTTAGTAGTTTTATAAcaattcaaaatgtatttttacaTAGAAATTGACTAAGTATagatttatagattttttatatCACCTAGTTATTtcatataacaataattttatgcgaacttcattttgaatattttataaaataattaaccaataaaaagtacttattaaaaaagttatataagttGACGAGGTAACTCAACTCAGTATATTCACATGAGCCAAATTCTTAGTAAACTGAATTTAATATTAATCGTAtcgaaatttaaaaaataatttaattcaatctaaCTTAAATCTTTAGTGGACCAAGTTAACTCACAAATtctaatctattttaaaaatattaa
This DNA window, taken from Vigna radiata var. radiata cultivar VC1973A chromosome 5, Vradiata_ver6, whole genome shotgun sequence, encodes the following:
- the LOC106760941 gene encoding ylmG homolog protein 2, chloroplastic, translating into MGANNTNDSTTEIEKTQKKVSHCWGNAQIPFALPFLTLPNSNLATFLSPPQLHSSFTAVADHFFTLLHSLASQNPFLNKIISLPSQFHTLCVQIRKQDSVRLVGNHNFAAVLPGDSVAGLVVANGVLNFLNIYNTLLIVRLVLTWFPNTPPSIVSPLSTICDPYLNIFRGLIPPLGGTLDLSPILAFLVLNAFTSTAAALPAELPTTERSQQGLAPPLQASNVTTSQNKWMRRLLGNKSRTLGGDK